In Pseudoalteromonas sp. NC201, a single window of DNA contains:
- a CDS encoding NCS2 family permease: MLERLFSLQAMHTNVRTEVIAGLTTFVTMVYIVFVNPAMLAEAGMDHGAAFVATCIAAAIGCFIMGLWANYPLALAPGMGLNAFFTYGVVLGMGYTWQSALGAVFMSGCLFLFLSVFKVREWVIQAIPIVLKRAIAAGIGAFLALIALKNAKIVIASDATLVQLGDITSPGPLLAIASFFVIAALMYREVKSGVLISILMVTGIAWGLGLVDYHGVVDIPPSIAPTYMQLDLSGIFELSMLSVVFAFLFVDLFDTSGTLVAVTQKAGLSDEHGRMPRLGRALSADSTATIAGSVLGTSTTTSYIESVSGVSVGGRTGLTAVVVGICFLLMMFFAPLAQMVPAYATAGAILYVSVLMLQNLKLINWDEMSDAIPVSVVLLMTPLTFSIAHGIALGFISYTAVKLACNKANEISISVWVLTALFIVKFAFG; encoded by the coding sequence ATGCTCGAGCGGTTATTTTCACTGCAAGCTATGCACACCAATGTAAGAACTGAGGTGATTGCTGGCTTGACGACATTCGTTACTATGGTTTACATCGTTTTCGTAAACCCTGCAATGCTAGCAGAAGCTGGCATGGATCACGGCGCTGCTTTTGTAGCAACTTGTATCGCAGCCGCAATCGGCTGTTTTATTATGGGACTATGGGCAAACTATCCTTTAGCGCTTGCGCCTGGAATGGGCTTAAACGCCTTTTTTACCTATGGTGTTGTGCTTGGCATGGGCTATACATGGCAAAGTGCATTAGGCGCGGTATTTATGTCGGGCTGTTTATTTCTATTTTTGAGCGTATTCAAAGTACGCGAATGGGTGATCCAAGCTATTCCCATTGTGCTAAAGCGTGCGATCGCGGCAGGTATTGGCGCATTCTTAGCCTTAATCGCGCTAAAGAACGCGAAAATTGTTATCGCAAGCGATGCGACATTAGTACAACTTGGTGATATCACTTCTCCCGGCCCGCTATTAGCCATTGCGAGCTTTTTTGTGATTGCGGCGCTTATGTACCGTGAAGTCAAAAGTGGCGTGCTTATCAGCATTTTAATGGTAACGGGTATTGCGTGGGGGCTTGGGCTTGTAGATTATCACGGGGTTGTTGATATCCCCCCAAGCATCGCGCCGACCTATATGCAGTTGGATTTGAGCGGAATTTTTGAGCTTTCCATGCTTAGCGTGGTGTTTGCATTTTTATTTGTCGATTTATTTGATACCAGTGGCACATTGGTTGCGGTGACTCAAAAGGCCGGATTATCTGACGAACATGGTCGCATGCCAAGGTTGGGTAGGGCACTGTCAGCTGACAGCACTGCGACGATTGCAGGCTCAGTGCTCGGTACTTCAACGACGACTTCATACATTGAATCAGTGTCGGGTGTATCTGTCGGTGGTCGCACAGGGTTGACGGCCGTGGTCGTGGGGATCTGCTTCTTACTCATGATGTTCTTTGCGCCATTGGCACAGATGGTTCCTGCATATGCGACGGCAGGCGCGATATTGTATGTGTCGGTATTAATGCTACAAAACCTAAAGTTGATTAATTGGGATGAGATGAGCGATGCTATTCCGGTGAGTGTTGTGTTATTGATGACACCGCTCACGTTTTCAATCGCGCATGGTATTGCTTTGGGTTTTATTTCTTATACGGCAGTTAAGTTGGCGTGTAATAAGGCAAATGAAATCAGTATCAGCGTTTGGGTACTGACAGCACTCTTTATCGTTAAGTTTGCTTTTGGTTAA
- the cysB gene encoding HTH-type transcriptional regulator CysB, producing MKLQQLRYIVEVLNHNLNVSATAESLYTSQPGISKQVRMLEDELGVQIFGRSGKHLTHVTGAGNEIINIAREILSKVEGIKAVANEHTLPDQGKLNIATTHTQARYALPPVIQGFMKKYPAVSLHMHQGTPQQISDAAARGDADFAIATEALHLYSDLVMLPCYHWNRSIVVAKDHPLAQKGSALTVQDVAKYPLITYVFGFTGRSELDKAFNAHGLEPHIVFTATDADVIKTYVRLGLGVGVLASMALDEKSDSDLVCIDASHLFEASTTKIGFRKGSFLRGYMYDFIERFAPHLTKDVVERASLLRNQDDIDKLFEGMTLPVK from the coding sequence ATGAAATTACAACAATTGAGATATATCGTCGAAGTGTTGAATCACAACCTTAATGTGTCAGCGACGGCGGAAAGTTTATATACCTCTCAACCTGGTATTTCAAAGCAAGTGCGCATGCTTGAAGACGAGTTGGGGGTACAAATTTTTGGCCGTAGCGGTAAGCACTTAACGCATGTTACGGGCGCGGGTAATGAAATTATTAATATTGCTCGTGAGATCCTCTCTAAAGTGGAAGGGATCAAAGCGGTTGCAAATGAACATACCTTACCAGATCAAGGTAAACTAAACATCGCAACGACGCATACACAAGCTCGTTACGCGTTACCTCCTGTGATCCAAGGATTTATGAAAAAATATCCTGCGGTTTCTCTACACATGCATCAAGGTACGCCACAGCAAATCTCTGATGCTGCCGCTCGAGGTGATGCTGACTTTGCTATTGCTACCGAGGCGCTGCATTTGTACAGTGATCTTGTCATGCTACCTTGCTATCACTGGAATCGTAGTATTGTGGTCGCCAAAGACCATCCTCTTGCACAAAAAGGCAGTGCACTGACGGTGCAAGACGTCGCTAAATATCCGTTGATCACTTATGTGTTTGGTTTTACTGGCCGCTCAGAACTGGATAAAGCATTTAATGCTCATGGTTTGGAGCCACACATCGTGTTTACTGCAACAGACGCCGATGTGATTAAAACCTATGTAAGATTAGGGCTCGGTGTTGGCGTATTAGCGTCAATGGCACTTGATGAAAAGTCTGATAGCGACTTAGTTTGTATCGATGCAAGTCACCTATTTGAAGCAAGTACGACGAAAATCGGTTTCAGAAAAGGAAGCTTCCTAAGAGGCTACATGTACGATTTTATTGAGCGATTTGCACCGCATCTCACAAAAGATGTGGTAGAGCGTGCAAGTTTGCTACGAAATCAAGATGATATCGACAAGCTATTTGAAGGTATGACGCTTCCAGTAAAATGA
- the queE gene encoding 7-carboxy-7-deazaguanine synthase QueE produces the protein MYKVNEIFETIQGEASFTGTPSIFLRLQGCPVGCAWCDTKQTWETNDTFIVSLDNTVEKKADSEWWANASADEILAIFEARGYQAKHVVITGGEPCMFDLRPLCELLHSKGYSTQVETSGTFEILAPAETWVTVSPKINMRGGYKVLPSAMARADEIKHPVAMQKHIEELEALFAQTGVEPKLVYLQPISQKAKATKLAIDNCKAKNWRLSVQVHKYLGIN, from the coding sequence TTGTACAAGGTTAACGAAATATTTGAAACAATTCAGGGTGAAGCAAGCTTCACTGGTACGCCTTCAATCTTTTTACGTTTGCAGGGCTGTCCAGTTGGGTGCGCTTGGTGTGATACCAAACAAACCTGGGAAACCAACGACACTTTTATTGTTTCATTGGATAACACTGTAGAAAAAAAGGCTGACTCAGAGTGGTGGGCAAACGCGAGTGCTGACGAGATCTTGGCGATTTTCGAGGCGCGGGGCTACCAAGCCAAACATGTGGTGATCACCGGTGGTGAACCTTGTATGTTTGATCTTCGCCCATTATGCGAGTTATTGCATAGTAAAGGGTACAGCACACAGGTTGAAACCAGTGGGACATTTGAGATCCTCGCGCCAGCTGAAACTTGGGTTACTGTGTCGCCAAAAATTAATATGCGTGGAGGTTACAAAGTACTTCCAAGTGCAATGGCTCGTGCCGATGAAATAAAGCACCCCGTCGCGATGCAAAAGCATATTGAGGAATTAGAGGCGTTATTTGCACAAACTGGGGTTGAACCAAAGCTAGTGTATCTTCAGCCAATTAGCCAAAAAGCCAAGGCCACTAAGCTTGCAATAGACAATTGCAAAGCGAAAAATTGGCGCCTATCAGTTCAAGTGCACAAGTATTTAGGGATTAACTAA
- a CDS encoding dicarboxylate/amino acid:cation symporter codes for MSLILKLVAGIVAGMLAGLYLPTVLVELLYTFKVIIGQLISFTIPLIILLFIASGIAGLPKGSGHLLGKTVGFAYGSTIIAGTLAFLLVNAFIPFFDGGVAYQAVEESHLKSFINIEIPPLMGVMTALATAFIFGIGMSQCGLTKLKGVTDEARDVVDALLAKVIIPILPLYIAGVFAEMAVAGTVFDTLSTFGVVLLAAIIMHWLWLSTLFVVSGLLLGRNPLELIKNMLPAYFTAIGTMSSAATIPVSLRASKSNNVNEEVANFTVPLCATIHLSGSTITIVTCAMAVMLLSPEMVVPSLSEMLPFIFMLGVVMIAAPGAPGGAVMSALGLLTSMLGFNEGAVALMIALYLAQDSFGTACNVTGDGVIALWVDKFSKQS; via the coding sequence ATGTCTCTTATATTGAAGCTAGTGGCGGGTATCGTCGCTGGTATGTTGGCGGGTCTGTACTTGCCGACTGTGTTAGTTGAGCTCTTATACACCTTCAAGGTGATCATAGGACAACTTATCAGCTTTACTATTCCTCTGATAATCCTGCTTTTTATTGCTTCAGGTATAGCAGGCTTACCAAAGGGATCGGGCCACTTGCTTGGTAAGACAGTTGGCTTTGCTTATGGGTCAACCATTATTGCTGGCACATTAGCATTTTTATTAGTTAATGCTTTCATCCCATTCTTTGACGGCGGCGTTGCTTATCAAGCCGTGGAAGAATCTCATCTTAAGAGCTTTATTAATATTGAGATCCCTCCGCTGATGGGAGTGATGACGGCACTTGCAACGGCATTTATCTTTGGTATTGGGATGAGCCAGTGTGGCTTAACTAAACTTAAAGGTGTCACTGACGAAGCGAGAGATGTGGTAGATGCACTGCTTGCGAAAGTCATTATTCCAATATTACCACTCTACATCGCCGGTGTTTTTGCTGAAATGGCAGTAGCAGGTACGGTATTCGACACCCTAAGTACGTTTGGCGTAGTATTGCTTGCCGCGATTATTATGCATTGGCTATGGCTAAGCACTTTGTTTGTGGTGAGCGGCCTGTTACTTGGTAGAAATCCACTGGAATTAATCAAAAATATGCTACCTGCGTATTTTACCGCTATTGGTACTATGTCGAGCGCGGCAACTATTCCAGTGTCTCTTCGTGCAAGTAAATCTAATAATGTTAACGAAGAGGTTGCCAATTTTACCGTACCACTTTGTGCCACCATTCATTTGTCAGGGTCGACTATTACCATAGTGACTTGCGCAATGGCTGTGATGCTGCTTTCTCCTGAGATGGTTGTACCGTCATTGTCGGAAATGTTGCCATTCATCTTTATGCTTGGTGTCGTAATGATTGCGGCTCCTGGTGCGCCGGGTGGCGCGGTTATGTCTGCGCTTGGACTATTGACCAGTATGCTTGGTTTTAATGAGGGCGCAGTGGCATTGATGATTGCTTTATATTTAGCGCAAGACAGTTTTGGCACAGCATGTAATGTAACCGGTGATGGTGTGATTGCACTTTGGGTCGATAAATTTTCAAAGCAAAGCTGA
- a CDS encoding tetratricopeptide repeat protein, with product MDQNSTDNSANHDLEQQLLNVLEFVTSPLKADAKFPDLHDNTQALKKGLYYLKEKSFPLAAKWLRLAAMSGDLKAQFFLGLLFMKGQGVPPSPFHAAAWLSLASSQGHKGAEQVLLDVRRFLTTKRFRDAQCYAATLYEQIHQLQHISQ from the coding sequence ATGGATCAAAATAGCACCGACAACTCAGCAAACCATGACTTAGAACAGCAGCTGCTGAATGTGCTTGAATTTGTAACGTCGCCATTAAAAGCGGACGCAAAATTCCCAGATCTTCACGACAATACCCAAGCTTTGAAAAAAGGCCTCTATTACCTAAAAGAAAAATCTTTTCCGCTTGCGGCAAAATGGCTAAGACTGGCGGCGATGTCTGGTGATTTGAAGGCACAGTTCTTTTTAGGTTTGTTGTTTATGAAAGGTCAAGGAGTGCCACCCAGCCCCTTTCATGCAGCCGCTTGGTTAAGTTTGGCCAGCAGCCAAGGGCACAAAGGCGCCGAACAGGTACTACTAGATGTACGCCGCTTCCTTACAACTAAGCGCTTTAGAGATGCACAGTGCTATGCTGCAACACTTTACGAGCAAATTCATCAACTACAGCATATTAGCCAGTAA
- a CDS encoding substrate-binding periplasmic protein, whose amino-acid sequence MFSSFIYGENLNVAYFKGGEFHLVAGEKYQGGYLYNKKGKNAFIHIVTLDWPPYIGANLCNKGWAFQFAVALLTDLDYQVYVEFLPWARAVRAAETGKADILFPEYYIEDSAPSDNHKNKTRRELLALSNAFPGGEIGFLKRRGEEDRFDGNLNSVKNELIGVVRGYQNTPEFDAMMDNGEFVTVEAVNDLQLVKLLVGKRVNLVIGDPKVLRFTVNYSDLPRAEKIELLRNIENVTPPIKYNHLYFALSKQKPHWHELLKDINRNLYQFENSGETQRMIEMVSNECY is encoded by the coding sequence ATGTTTAGTAGCTTCATCTATGGGGAGAATTTAAACGTCGCCTACTTCAAGGGCGGTGAATTTCACCTTGTTGCTGGAGAAAAGTACCAAGGAGGTTATCTATACAATAAGAAAGGCAAAAATGCGTTCATTCATATCGTGACATTAGATTGGCCACCTTATATCGGTGCAAACCTCTGCAACAAAGGCTGGGCTTTCCAGTTTGCCGTCGCACTGCTTACCGACTTAGACTATCAAGTGTATGTTGAATTTTTGCCTTGGGCTCGTGCTGTAAGAGCCGCGGAAACGGGCAAAGCAGATATTTTATTCCCAGAATACTATATTGAGGATTCAGCGCCGTCTGACAATCACAAGAATAAGACCCGCAGAGAGCTACTTGCTTTATCTAATGCTTTTCCTGGTGGTGAAATCGGCTTTTTGAAGCGAAGAGGTGAAGAAGACCGCTTTGATGGTAATCTAAACTCAGTTAAGAATGAGCTCATTGGTGTCGTGAGGGGCTATCAGAATACCCCTGAATTTGATGCTATGATGGATAATGGTGAATTCGTTACAGTGGAAGCCGTAAATGATTTACAGCTAGTGAAATTACTCGTCGGTAAGCGCGTAAATTTAGTAATAGGCGATCCAAAAGTGCTGCGCTTTACGGTCAATTATTCAGACTTACCTAGAGCTGAGAAAATTGAATTACTGAGAAACATTGAAAACGTGACGCCACCTATTAAGTATAATCACCTCTACTTTGCACTTAGCAAACAAAAACCACATTGGCATGAATTGCTCAAAGATATCAATCGCAATCTCTATCAATTTGAGAACAGTGGTGAAACGCAAAGAATGATTGAAATGGTCAGTAACGAGTGTTATTGA
- the uvrY gene encoding UvrY/SirA/GacA family response regulator transcription factor: MINVLLVDDHELVRTGIKRILDDVRGFKVVGEAKTGEEAVTFCRQSEPDIVLMDMNMPGIGGLEATKKICRYCPDVKVIVLTVHCEDPFPSKVMQIGAHGYLTKGAGPDEMINAIRAVNAGQRYIAPEIAQQIALAQFSGRNDENPFQSLSERELQIMLMITKGEKAQNIADRLNLSSKTVNSYRYRMFEKLNVSGDVELTHLAIRHKMIDIDSSH, translated from the coding sequence TTGATTAATGTGCTTTTAGTTGATGATCATGAACTTGTCAGGACTGGCATAAAACGCATTTTAGATGATGTGCGTGGCTTTAAAGTGGTAGGAGAAGCCAAAACTGGTGAGGAAGCCGTAACCTTTTGTCGCCAAAGTGAGCCTGACATTGTGCTAATGGACATGAACATGCCTGGAATTGGTGGATTGGAAGCGACCAAAAAGATTTGCCGTTACTGTCCAGATGTAAAAGTTATTGTGCTTACGGTACATTGTGAAGATCCTTTCCCAAGCAAGGTAATGCAAATTGGTGCGCATGGTTATCTGACAAAAGGTGCAGGCCCTGATGAAATGATCAACGCAATACGTGCTGTTAATGCTGGCCAGCGTTATATTGCGCCAGAAATTGCTCAGCAGATTGCCCTTGCGCAATTTAGTGGCCGCAATGACGAAAACCCTTTCCAATCGCTATCGGAAAGAGAATTACAGATCATGCTCATGATCACTAAAGGTGAGAAAGCACAAAATATTGCAGATCGCTTGAACCTAAGCTCTAAGACGGTAAATAGTTATCGCTATCGCATGTTTGAAAAGCTCAATGTTAGCGGTGATGTGGAATTAACCCACTTGGCTATTCGCCATAAAATGATCGATATAGATAGCAGTCATTAA
- the queC gene encoding 7-cyano-7-deazaguanine synthase QueC, with the protein MSEKVVVIYSGGMDSYTVLNKAVREGHEVYALSFNYGQRHVKELQVAADVCAKLGVAHKVVDISAINQLLSGSSLTDDIDVPEGHYEEESMKSTIVPNRNMILLSLAVGYAVSLKANKVFYGAHSGDHAIYPDCRPEFVKKMDDVCRIANYDAVEIVSPYLNNSKIDILTDGLKMGLDYADTWTCYNGREKACGKCGACQERLEAFELNHATDPLPYE; encoded by the coding sequence ATGAGCGAAAAAGTTGTCGTAATCTATTCCGGCGGAATGGACTCTTACACTGTATTAAACAAGGCTGTCCGCGAGGGCCATGAGGTTTATGCACTGTCTTTTAACTATGGCCAGCGACATGTAAAAGAGCTACAAGTTGCCGCTGACGTATGTGCAAAACTCGGCGTTGCTCATAAGGTCGTTGATATTTCGGCTATCAATCAATTATTGTCAGGCTCTAGCCTAACAGATGACATCGACGTGCCAGAAGGCCACTATGAAGAAGAGAGCATGAAGAGCACGATTGTGCCTAATCGCAATATGATTTTGCTTTCTCTTGCGGTAGGTTACGCTGTCTCTCTAAAAGCAAATAAGGTATTTTACGGTGCTCACTCTGGCGATCATGCAATTTATCCAGATTGCCGCCCAGAGTTCGTTAAAAAGATGGATGATGTTTGTCGCATTGCGAACTACGACGCGGTTGAAATTGTCAGTCCTTATCTTAACAACTCAAAAATTGATATCCTGACTGACGGTCTAAAAATGGGATTAGATTACGCTGACACTTGGACGTGTTACAACGGCCGCGAAAAAGCATGTGGTAAGTGCGGTGCTTGCCAAGAGCGTCTCGAAGCGTTTGAACTAAACCACGCAACAGATCCGCTCCCGTACGAATAA
- the cysK gene encoding cysteine synthase A, producing MTKVYADNSLTIGNTPLVKINRVSGGNVYAKVEARNPSFSVKCRIGASMIWEAEKAGLLSEGKELIEPTSGNTGIALAFVAASRGYKLTLTMPNTMSLERRKLLKALGANLVLTEGAKGMKGAIEKANEIQASNPEKYVLLQQFENPANPKIHFETTGPEIFDALEGNIDYFVAGVGTGGTITGVSRYLKNEKGLNVKSIAVEPVDSPVITQTLAGDEVKPGPHKIQGIGAGFIPGNLDLELIDGVELVSNEDAIAMAHQLMKDEGILVGISSGAALVAAKRIAEKPENADKNIVVILPSAAERYLTSPLFADTFSEQELVQ from the coding sequence ATGACTAAAGTATATGCAGACAACAGTCTAACTATCGGTAATACACCGCTGGTTAAAATCAATCGCGTTTCTGGCGGCAATGTTTACGCAAAAGTGGAAGCGCGTAACCCAAGCTTCAGCGTTAAATGCCGTATTGGTGCGTCTATGATCTGGGAAGCTGAAAAAGCAGGTCTTCTTAGCGAAGGTAAAGAACTTATTGAACCAACTTCAGGTAACACGGGTATTGCACTGGCTTTCGTTGCTGCTTCTCGTGGTTATAAGTTGACACTTACTATGCCAAATACGATGAGCCTTGAGCGTCGTAAACTACTTAAAGCACTTGGCGCAAATTTAGTGCTAACAGAAGGCGCTAAGGGCATGAAAGGCGCGATTGAAAAAGCAAATGAAATCCAAGCAAGTAACCCTGAAAAGTACGTGTTACTACAACAGTTTGAAAACCCAGCAAACCCGAAGATCCACTTTGAAACAACGGGTCCAGAAATTTTTGATGCACTTGAAGGTAATATCGATTACTTCGTTGCGGGCGTTGGTACAGGTGGCACGATCACCGGTGTTTCACGCTATCTGAAAAATGAAAAAGGCCTAAATGTTAAGTCAATTGCTGTTGAGCCAGTTGACTCACCAGTTATCACGCAAACCCTTGCGGGCGACGAAGTAAAGCCAGGTCCACACAAAATTCAAGGGATTGGCGCTGGCTTTATTCCAGGCAACCTAGATCTTGAGCTTATTGATGGCGTTGAGTTGGTGTCGAATGAAGATGCAATTGCAATGGCACATCAGCTGATGAAAGACGAAGGTATTTTAGTAGGTATTTCTTCTGGTGCAGCCCTAGTTGCCGCAAAGCGAATTGCCGAGAAACCTGAAAATGCCGATAAAAACATCGTGGTTATTTTGCCAAGCGCTGCTGAGCGTTACCTAACTAGCCCACTTTTTGCAGACACATTCTCTGAACAAGAATTAGTGCAGTAA
- a CDS encoding carbohydrate binding family 9 domain-containing protein translates to MLKAVTYSFFALSLSSQAWALDPNKIPFVDSSAKIDGVLEADIWQRALEIDINNITWPYENQSSPVQTKAYVYENGQSLFIAFDAKDPNPELIRAFYRDRDRAWEDDLVGIKIDSFNNAQSAYQFFINPLGVQQDSIENELTKSENGSWNGIWDSVGKINKDGYVVEVEIPLRVLNFNDSLESKTMALEFLRFYPRNERLRISSMQLQHANSCWICQMPKYQGFAKAKQGSNFAVIPTLVTNRQESRDIDDGIAEPWQADNNVKPGLDVKWAITPDTTLNATLNPDFSQVEADTGQLSVNNSFSLFFPEKRAFFLDNSDYFSSHLNLIHTRNISAPDYGVKLTGNKNGHTFAGFIANDERLNVVVPGNLGSSVVSLERKSQNMALRYRHDLNKTLSVGVTSTTRQSDDYRNQVASIDAKYKPTDNDTLQVQLIGSDTDYDSAFAEALCDSTLAECDLNESVLRVIDEDDRGAGYYVNYEHNRKHWKAFTSYQARDAALRTDMGFITQVDFNKFLFGGEYRWYGDDNNWWNRARWYADWDISHNEQGELLEKEVQTNFAVDGPLQSFLDFGVEHRKRTGLRHDETRLAIDGNTDLFTENSQWTYIEFKPMAGVFAGLNLSKGNRVDLANNRVGDLYFARPVINVNLGKHFEVRLRHTYEKMKADGAEVYTANLSDIRLTYQFNINSYLRLAIINTDISRNQSNYSDDVDATYKSISTQLLYSYKLNPQTVFFAGYSDHGYQDDDLSKITKDEKTVFMKFSYAWLI, encoded by the coding sequence ATGCTTAAAGCTGTAACCTACTCTTTTTTCGCGCTTAGTCTATCTAGTCAAGCATGGGCACTAGACCCAAATAAAATCCCATTTGTCGATAGTTCTGCAAAAATTGATGGTGTACTTGAAGCCGATATTTGGCAACGTGCATTAGAAATAGATATCAACAACATCACTTGGCCATACGAGAACCAATCAAGTCCAGTTCAAACTAAGGCCTACGTATATGAGAATGGTCAATCTTTATTTATTGCTTTTGATGCAAAGGACCCTAATCCTGAATTGATCCGCGCATTTTATCGTGACCGTGACCGCGCCTGGGAAGATGATCTTGTCGGCATTAAAATTGATTCATTTAACAACGCCCAAAGCGCTTACCAGTTTTTCATCAATCCACTAGGTGTACAACAAGACTCAATTGAAAACGAACTCACTAAAAGCGAGAATGGTTCTTGGAATGGGATCTGGGATAGCGTCGGAAAGATAAACAAAGACGGTTATGTTGTTGAAGTTGAAATCCCACTTCGTGTATTGAATTTTAACGACTCCCTCGAGAGCAAAACCATGGCTTTAGAGTTTCTGCGTTTTTATCCAAGAAATGAAAGGTTGCGTATCTCCAGCATGCAATTGCAACATGCAAATTCTTGCTGGATCTGTCAAATGCCAAAATATCAAGGATTTGCTAAGGCTAAGCAAGGTAGTAACTTTGCCGTTATTCCAACACTTGTCACCAATAGGCAAGAGTCTCGCGACATAGATGATGGTATCGCAGAGCCGTGGCAAGCCGACAATAATGTCAAGCCGGGCTTAGACGTAAAGTGGGCTATCACGCCAGACACGACGCTAAACGCAACACTAAACCCTGATTTTTCACAAGTTGAAGCTGACACGGGACAATTGAGCGTTAACAATAGCTTTAGCCTATTTTTCCCTGAAAAACGGGCGTTCTTTTTAGATAACTCCGATTACTTTTCTTCTCACCTTAACCTTATTCATACTCGGAACATTTCAGCCCCCGATTATGGCGTCAAGCTTACCGGTAATAAAAATGGTCACACTTTTGCAGGATTTATTGCCAACGATGAAAGACTCAATGTCGTTGTTCCCGGAAATTTGGGCTCGAGTGTTGTCTCGTTAGAGAGAAAAAGCCAAAACATGGCGCTTAGATATCGTCATGACCTAAACAAAACCTTGTCTGTAGGCGTGACATCGACGACTAGGCAAAGCGACGACTATCGCAACCAAGTTGCGAGTATAGACGCCAAATACAAGCCAACTGATAACGATACCTTACAGGTGCAGTTAATTGGCTCGGATACAGACTATGATAGCGCTTTCGCCGAAGCGTTATGTGATAGTACGCTCGCTGAGTGCGACCTAAACGAAAGTGTACTCAGAGTGATAGACGAAGATGACCGTGGTGCTGGCTATTACGTTAATTATGAGCACAATCGCAAGCATTGGAAGGCATTTACCAGCTATCAAGCTCGCGATGCAGCACTTAGAACCGATATGGGCTTTATCACTCAGGTCGACTTTAATAAATTTCTTTTCGGCGGTGAGTACCGTTGGTATGGCGATGACAACAACTGGTGGAACCGTGCACGTTGGTACGCCGACTGGGATATTTCCCACAACGAGCAAGGCGAGTTATTAGAAAAAGAAGTGCAAACCAACTTTGCAGTTGACGGCCCGTTGCAAAGCTTTCTTGATTTCGGTGTTGAACATAGAAAACGTACAGGACTGCGACATGATGAAACCCGTTTAGCGATTGACGGCAATACCGATCTCTTTACCGAGAATTCACAGTGGACTTATATCGAGTTCAAGCCAATGGCCGGCGTTTTCGCAGGTTTGAACTTAAGTAAAGGAAACCGCGTTGACCTTGCAAACAACCGTGTTGGTGATTTGTACTTCGCCCGCCCGGTTATTAACGTCAATCTTGGCAAACATTTTGAAGTTAGATTGCGCCATACATACGAAAAAATGAAAGCTGACGGCGCGGAAGTTTATACCGCAAATCTGAGCGATATCCGCCTGACTTACCAATTCAACATTAATAGCTATTTGAGATTGGCAATCATCAATACAGATATTTCGAGAAACCAGAGCAATTATAGCGATGATGTTGATGCGACTTATAAAAGCATCAGCACCCAACTGCTCTATTCCTATAAACTAAACCCACAAACCGTTTTCTTTGCAGGCTATTCCGATCATGGTTATCAAGACGATGATTTGTCAAAAATAACTAAAGACGAAAAGACGGTATTTATGAAGTTCAGTTATGCCTGGTTGATTTAA